The Gadus macrocephalus chromosome 3, ASM3116895v1 DNA segment AGGAAACAGTTGCACTAGTGACTAGAGGGACAGCCCTCTACAATTAGGGGTAGCATAAAAGCAACCCGATTACAGACTGATGTGTTTACGTTGATGCTGTTTCGACAGCAACCACGGCAAGACAGTTAAACCTCCTATCTTGAAAATGTAAACATAGCAAACGAACGCTGCTGTGGCTATAATGATAGCACACTCGGGATATGCATCAGTCAGGACTAAGCTTCTGGCTCCTACCTGACAGGTTTCGCTTCTTGTCTTTACCGCTGCTCTTTTTATCGTCAAATCGTAGCGTCTCCGTCAACCCGCCGATGTCCCCAGGTTTCTCAACTCTAGTCCTTTGGACGCTGCCCTTatcctccttctctgtctccggCTCCTCTCCAACACTAGACGGCTGCGAGTCCGCCATTTTGGCCGAATCCCCTCAGCTCCGGAGGCAGTATACAGAGACGTGCGTCATTCGCTAACGTCACATATGCTGTACTTTCAGTTATTCACCACAAGGTATCGCCATTTGGCAGCTTCAGTGCCGACGCAAAGGCACGAAATACTATCCAGCCAGCTCTACGATTTTCCCAAATATTTTAAGATGAATTCTATCATTTATCAGGGAAAGCTTTTTTTATGTATACTTATAGGTAATAAATAATTCATATTTCCGAAGGTTAATGCAACCTCCATCTAAAAGAAACAGTGGTCCAAAATAACGACTATATAAACAATTAAACATTTAAGATTCAGTTAGGCTATAGTCTCTTGAAAACGTATTTATTTTCCAAACACATTAATGATTTTCTTTCGTGAAACCGTTGAAAACGACTTTACTCCCTCACCATTTTGAATCGCCGTATTCAACGCATTGTCCAATGTCTTGGAAAGTTGGATTCTTTTTTGGattatttcagattatatttgGCCTCTATCCATACAAGTATTATTTTGATTACAGCTGGTCACCATCCATACAAATGTATTATCCACTGTCTATTGCTATGTTTCAGTAACAATTGAGACGTTATGGATTTGTTTTAGATTTACAGGATGCACTTAAGGAAACATGATGCAATTAAGGCTGAGCTGGAACTTTTTATGTACTcaattatttacttatttatttacaaaCCCTGCAAACAATGGATAGTTTGACAAATATATATGGAATAAAAGACCAATTCAGCACCTTGGACAGCGTCTATCCATTTGTTAGGGGTGTTTAACAACCAGCAGAAGTGTCTTGATGGTAGAGCAGGCCTATAGAATAATAACGAGATGTAACTAAATGGgggctgtatttttttttattgcttttgTGACCTTTATGTTCTCTTGAACTTTCTCAGAAGCCGACACAATTACTGCGTCCTGGATGCGTATTACTCACGCAGCAATTTGTTCACCGTATTAAACTATACATCAACCTCAAAGGCCAACTTGTAAGGGCGATTGCTCTACTTGATTAAAGGAAAAGCaccggaggtggaggggaggaagcTGAGAGCAGCATCACGTAGCCTATAGAGTTTCAACAGGTAATGAATATCTCTCCGCCATATtcggtgtctgctgccatctaCTGCGCTTTAAGTAAGGAAGATATTTGAATCATATATAAAAATACTATTAGATGATGGATTTAGTTCATGCCCGGCGGAATACATCGCAGCGGTGAGGGGCCCGGACCTCAGGACGCGATGGGACTAAAGGTCCCGTGGCGGTAGGCTACGATGCCTACGGTGTGGAAACGAATCACATTCTCGGTGGCCTCCGTGCTGTGTATCGGTTCCGTGGTGCTCCTGATCGTGGCTCTCTCCACGGAGAGGTGGGCCACTGGCCGGATCCTGTGTAAAACCGGAGTGGACATTGTAAATGCGTCGAACCCAGAGCTGAACAAATTTATCGGACACATATATTACGGACTGTTCCAAGGGGGCAAGACCAAGAAGTGTGGACTTGGTGACAGGCGTTCTAAAATATACAGTAAGTCCAAGCAGTGTTTTGTAATCCATTTTTCttcacaaatattttttttaaaatctcCAACGTaagtggttggggggggggggggcaatgccCCCATAACAAcaacggcccccccccccccccccccccccctgtggcaCACCTAGTTGCCAAGTCAGACATAATTATTACCAAATTGCTAGTAAAGTAGACGTGTATTGCCAGTATGACCTAAGGGTGACAAAAAAGTAGGCTATAAGCACTAGTATGAGTTTGTATgagcatgtttttgtgtgtgtgtatatttgtatgcCTATAGGTTTGTCTATAACGGTCGGCTGTGTTCCATTAATGACCTATGATTTCAATTTGTGGTGCACTTGTGTATCTGTAAAAAAATACGTTTGGAAATTTCATAAATGCAATACTTAATGGTATTATTAAACTTGTTTTTTATGCcttaattatgtgtgtgtgtgtgtgtgtgtgtgtgtgtgtgtttgtgtcgccTGTACAGTATTTCCAAAGCTTGTGAAGACACTGAATACTGGACTGCATATGATGGTGATCCTCTTCTTGCTGGTGGCGATAGGCTTTGCGCTGGTCAGTCTGTCCTTCTGTATTTACAACGCTCGCAAGGTGCCCTACCAAAGCATCAAGGGACACAAAGGACTGTATCTTTGGAATGTTATAGCTGGTTCGTAGACTCaaccacacatgcatgcatgaacaCAGATGGACTcattcgctctctctcacaaacagactcacagacgcacacacttaaaaagacacataaacacacaaacacgcgcacgcacgcacgcacgcacgcacgtaggtacgcacgcacgcacgtaggtacgcacgcacgcacgcatgcacacacacaaacacacacacacacacacacacacacacacacacacacacacacacacacacacacacacacacacacacacacacacacacacacacacacacacgctagctTTTCACTCCAATACATTATATCCAGCTGTTTAGTCAATCATGTTTGACACTTCGATATTTCGGTCAAATggtcaattgtatttgtagaaGACCTTTTTTACATGTCCTGTCACTCTGTTCTTAACTCCTTTCAAACCTTGGATGCATTATAACAACTTTTAAACTCTCTTTTATTCAAGTTGTTACATTATTTGTATCAGAAGCTTTTATCCCCAGCAATttgacagtgaattcagatagcTGATGTAGGACTTAGCCAGCCAACACACTATCTGACATCTCGacgtctctgtctccctccggTCCCTCAGCTCTGTTCGGTACCCTAGGTGTGCTGTGTTTCCTGGCAGCCATGAGACACCATCACCTGACGGAGCACATCGCCAACCACAAGGAGAGCTTCTTCCTCCTCACCGTCCTGGACGACCGCCTAGATTGGTCCTTCTGGCTGGGCGTGGCCAGCGTGGCCACGCACGTGGCGGTCTGCGGCGTGGTCGCCATGAGCCGGATCAAGCTTCCCAAAGCGCAGAAGAAGAAACCCGAGCAGCCGGTGATCTCGGCCCTGGATCTGCTCTACTGACATGTAGCTGAGGAGCAGGCCCTTAGCGACAGGACAAaaccaggggtcaggggtcatcgtCCTTGTGGACTAAATAGACTGACACTGCATGACATCTTCCTTGATGTGTTGTTGTTACTTTTTAAATGTTACTTCCTGAACTGTCTACCAATGAATGATTACAGAGGGGTATAAAAAATGTATGTGAGCATGCTATGACCTATGTCATATGTTACAACAGACAACCTTATGACTGTGTATAAAATCACGGAATGGAGTCGTCAAATTTGGACACTTTTTTTCTTATTTGTCCGTATaatgtaaatatttgtatttcttatgTAGAGAAAGGAAATTATAATTTTGAACTGCATGCTCGTTTTATCGCATTCATGACAAACAAGACCTTTCCTAAGCACAAATTAATACTTTTAATGTAATGTTTCATTTTAAGTGCTTGTTATGCAATGCAAAATATGCAtgtcattttatttaaaaaaaatgccaaTTGCAACATTTTTGTTGCATGGGCATTTGTTAAACGTTTTTTTACCACAGTGGTAAGCTTTACATTTTTTACTAAAAGTGTGTTGTGATATAAAACTATGGGCCTGAAGAATATTCCTTATTTAAATATCTTCTTGCATGTATACTTGTATTGCCAATCATCTAGACTGTGCTGTTCATTCGGTGAAATGCAATAGTTAATAAACAATACGATATCGTTTTCTTGTGTGATATTTCTTACTTATTTCACTCAATACCAACTGTGGACCGCAGATGGCGCTCGATTTAATTTTATTTGGTCCCTTTTTGTTGACGTATGAAACGCGACAGGCTGAGGCAATCAATGGATAACCCCTAAACCAGACATTTCACATGTAGACGACCTGTGTCTGCATTACAATTAAATCCCTTACGCACATATGTGTAACAGATGACAATGTTTACGTTAAAAAGAGCTTTGCTAACAGCAGCGAGAATAAAACAATGTCGATTCTTTTCTGCATCACAGAACAACTGGAATAACAGAAAAGTAAGTAACAGAAACTCTTAAAAGCATGAAG contains these protein-coding regions:
- the clrn2 gene encoding clarin-2, whose product is MPTVWKRITFSVASVLCIGSVVLLIVALSTERWATGRILCKTGVDIVNASNPELNKFIGHIYYGLFQGGKTKKCGLGDRRSKIYIFPKLVKTLNTGLHMMVILFLLVAIGFALVSLSFCIYNARKVPYQSIKGHKGLYLWNVIAALFGTLGVLCFLAAMRHHHLTEHIANHKESFFLLTVLDDRLDWSFWLGVASVATHVAVCGVVAMSRIKLPKAQKKKPEQPVISALDLLY